A genome region from Bacillaceae bacterium IKA-2 includes the following:
- the trmFO gene encoding FADH(2)-oxidizing methylenetetrahydrofolate--tRNA-(uracil(54)-C(5))-methyltransferase TrmFO, whose protein sequence is MSDIKVNVIGAGLAGSEAAWQIANAGIKVRLYEMRPVKQTPAHHTDKFAELVCSNSLRSNALSNAVGVLKEEMRQLQSVIIRSADDCAVPAGGALAVDRHEFADLVTERVKNHPLVEVINEEVTKIPEGPTVIASGPLTSEILSQQLEELTGDEHLYFYDAAAPIIETESIDQNKVYLKSRYDKGDAAYLNCPMTEAEFNRFYEALIDAETVPLKEFEKEIFFEGCMPIEVLAKRGIKTLLYGAMKPVGLEDPKTGKRPFAVVQLRQDNQTGTLYNIVGFQTHLKWGPQKRVLQLIPGLEKAEIVRYGVMHRNTFINSPKLLLPTYQYKARKDLFFAGQITGVEGYVESAAAGLLAGLNIARYVEGKNPVVFPVETILGSMANYITTANGKNFQPMNANFGLLPVIEPRVKNKQERYEQLATRALETIRNFAKSL, encoded by the coding sequence CTGTCAGATATAAAAGTAAATGTTATTGGTGCCGGTTTAGCCGGGAGTGAGGCGGCTTGGCAGATTGCTAATGCAGGTATTAAAGTTCGTTTATATGAAATGAGACCAGTGAAACAAACACCTGCCCACCATACTGATAAATTTGCAGAGTTAGTTTGTAGTAATTCGTTACGTTCAAATGCATTATCAAATGCAGTTGGTGTCTTAAAAGAAGAAATGAGGCAGCTGCAATCTGTCATTATCCGATCTGCAGACGATTGTGCAGTCCCGGCTGGAGGAGCACTAGCGGTAGATCGGCACGAATTTGCTGACCTTGTTACAGAACGTGTTAAAAATCATCCTCTAGTAGAAGTAATCAATGAAGAAGTCACAAAAATTCCAGAAGGGCCAACCGTCATAGCGTCAGGGCCACTAACATCTGAAATACTATCTCAGCAGTTAGAAGAATTAACTGGTGATGAGCATTTATATTTTTATGATGCAGCTGCACCAATTATTGAAACAGAAAGTATTGACCAGAATAAAGTTTATTTGAAGTCTCGCTATGACAAAGGTGATGCTGCTTATTTAAACTGTCCAATGACTGAAGCAGAATTCAATCGTTTTTATGAAGCATTAATAGATGCTGAGACCGTCCCTTTAAAAGAGTTTGAAAAAGAGATTTTTTTTGAAGGCTGTATGCCAATTGAAGTTTTAGCTAAACGAGGAATAAAAACACTTTTGTATGGTGCGATGAAGCCAGTGGGCTTGGAAGATCCTAAGACAGGAAAGCGGCCTTTTGCTGTTGTTCAGCTTCGCCAAGATAATCAAACAGGAACACTTTATAATATCGTTGGCTTTCAAACTCACTTGAAGTGGGGTCCACAAAAGCGTGTTCTGCAGTTAATTCCCGGACTTGAGAAAGCTGAAATCGTCCGTTATGGTGTGATGCACCGAAATACCTTTATTAATTCACCAAAATTGCTATTACCTACTTACCAATACAAAGCAAGAAAAGATTTGTTTTTTGCTGGACAGATTACTGGAGTTGAAGGCTATGTAGAATCAGCGGCAGCGGGTTTACTAGCAGGTTTAAATATTGCAAGGTACGTTGAAGGCAAAAACCCAGTCGTTTTCCCAGTGGAAACGATTTTAGGAAGTATGGCAAACTATATTACAACAGCTAATGGAAAAAACTTTCAACCTATGAACGCGAATTTCGGATTATTGCCAGTAATTGAACCGCGGGTTAAAAACAAACAGGAACGCTATGAACAGCTAGCCACAAGAGCTTTAGAAACAATTCGGAATTTTGCGAAGAGTTTGTGA
- the topA gene encoding type I DNA topoisomerase, whose translation MADYLVIVESPAKAKTIGKYLGKKYIVKASMGHVIDLPKSQMGVDTEDNFTPKYITIRGKGPILKDLKAAAKKVKKIYLAADPDREGEAIAWHLAHSLKIDESSNCRVVFNEITKQAIKDAFKTPRPVDMDLVDAQQARRVLDRLVGYNISPLLWKKVKKGLSAGRVQSVAVKMIIDREKEVQAFIPEEYWSITARFKVAEEIFEAKFFGLDNKKQELKTEAEVNEVLSKLKDTFIVESVKKKERKRNTVLPFITSSLQQEAARKLNFRAKKTMMIAQQLYEGIDIGKEGTVGLITYMRTDSTRVSETAEKESVEYIETHYGPEYLLKEKRPVKKDKKSQDAHEAVRPTSVFKDPKSMKTYLSRDQFRLYKLIWERLLASQMAPAVLDTMSVDINNEGVLFRATGSKIKFPGFMKVYIEGNDDGKKEEDRLLPHLEEGMTVSKETIEPNQHFTQPPPRYTEARLVKTLEDLGIGRPSTFAPTLDTIQRRGYVALEDKRFIPTELGGIVLELIFEFFSEILDVEFTAKMESDLDSIEEGKTNWVTVIDHFYKGFEKNLKIAEEEMKEVEIKDEPAGEDCEFCGNAMVYKMGRYGKFMACSNFPECRNTKAIVKDIGVKCPKCEDGNIVERKSKKRRTFYGCDQYPKCEFISWDKPISRDCPKCSEMLIEKKTKKGIHVQCAKCDYEEEAN comes from the coding sequence ATGGCAGATTACTTAGTAATCGTTGAATCTCCCGCTAAGGCAAAAACAATTGGTAAGTATTTAGGGAAAAAATATATAGTGAAGGCTTCCATGGGGCATGTAATTGACTTACCAAAAAGTCAAATGGGTGTTGATACTGAAGATAACTTTACTCCTAAATATATTACAATTCGCGGTAAAGGACCAATCCTTAAGGACTTAAAAGCGGCTGCCAAAAAAGTAAAGAAAATTTACTTAGCAGCTGACCCGGATCGCGAAGGAGAAGCAATTGCTTGGCACTTAGCACACAGTTTGAAAATTGACGAATCATCAAACTGTCGAGTAGTATTCAACGAAATAACAAAGCAAGCCATCAAGGATGCTTTTAAAACACCTAGACCAGTAGATATGGACTTAGTTGATGCACAACAAGCGAGGCGAGTGCTCGATCGTTTAGTAGGTTATAATATTAGCCCTTTACTATGGAAGAAAGTAAAAAAGGGTTTAAGTGCGGGAAGGGTTCAATCAGTTGCTGTCAAAATGATTATTGATCGAGAAAAAGAAGTGCAAGCTTTTATTCCTGAAGAATATTGGTCAATTACAGCCCGATTTAAAGTAGCTGAGGAAATTTTTGAAGCAAAATTTTTTGGCCTTGATAACAAGAAACAAGAGTTAAAAACTGAAGCAGAAGTAAATGAAGTTTTAAGTAAGCTTAAAGATACATTTATTGTTGAAAGCGTCAAAAAAAAGGAACGAAAACGAAATACCGTTTTACCTTTTATCACTTCTTCCCTCCAACAAGAGGCTGCTAGAAAACTTAATTTCAGAGCGAAAAAAACAATGATGATTGCCCAGCAGCTTTATGAAGGTATTGATATTGGTAAAGAAGGAACAGTAGGGTTAATTACATATATGAGAACTGATTCAACGAGAGTATCTGAAACAGCAGAAAAAGAATCTGTCGAGTATATTGAAACTCATTATGGTCCCGAGTACCTATTAAAAGAAAAACGCCCAGTCAAAAAAGATAAAAAATCTCAAGATGCCCATGAAGCGGTTAGACCGACTTCGGTTTTTAAAGATCCGAAATCGATGAAAACTTATTTAAGTAGGGATCAATTTCGACTTTATAAATTAATTTGGGAAAGATTATTAGCGAGCCAAATGGCACCAGCAGTACTAGATACAATGAGTGTTGATATTAACAATGAAGGAGTCCTGTTCCGCGCAACCGGCTCGAAAATTAAATTTCCAGGTTTCATGAAAGTATATATCGAAGGAAATGATGACGGAAAGAAGGAAGAAGATCGCCTCTTACCTCATTTAGAAGAAGGGATGACAGTTTCTAAAGAAACGATTGAGCCAAATCAGCATTTTACTCAGCCTCCACCTCGTTATACTGAGGCAAGGCTTGTAAAGACTTTGGAAGACTTAGGAATTGGCAGACCTTCCACTTTTGCACCGACGCTAGATACAATTCAGAGAAGAGGGTATGTAGCCCTTGAAGATAAACGTTTTATACCTACTGAATTAGGAGGAATTGTCTTAGAGTTAATTTTTGAGTTTTTCTCCGAAATTTTAGATGTCGAGTTTACAGCAAAAATGGAAAGCGACCTAGATTCAATTGAGGAAGGCAAAACAAATTGGGTAACCGTCATTGACCATTTCTATAAAGGTTTTGAAAAAAACCTTAAAATAGCCGAAGAAGAAATGAAAGAAGTAGAAATAAAAGATGAGCCAGCTGGAGAAGATTGTGAGTTCTGCGGCAATGCAATGGTTTATAAAATGGGACGTTATGGTAAATTTATGGCTTGCTCCAATTTTCCAGAATGTCGAAATACAAAAGCAATTGTCAAGGATATTGGTGTAAAGTGTCCCAAATGTGAAGATGGAAATATTGTTGAGAGAAAAAGTAAAAAACGAAGAACGTTTTACGGCTGCGATCAATACCCGAAATGTGAGTTTATTTCATGGGATAAACCTATTTCAAGGGACTGTCCAAAATGCAGTGAAATGCTAATTGAGAAGAAAACGAAAAAAGGCATCCATGTGCAATGTGCAAAGTGTGATTATGAAGAAGAAGCAAATTAA
- the xerC gene encoding tyrosine recombinase XerC: MPIQSRELEMFIRFLQVEKNYSVHTVDNYQKDIEHFSFFMKQHNYCEYALVTYGLVRLYLTEMYALKWKRKTVARKISCLRSFFKFLMIEELVKDNPFVLASMPKQESRLPTFLYEDELKGLFDVSDLTTTLGQRNQALLELLYGTGIRVSECCSIGLQDIDFEIGTILIMGKGRKERYLPLGSYASDAIHTYINDGRQKLVNHSNKEDSKILFLNYRGGNLSRSGVRKILEGLVEKTALNVHISPHVLRHTFATHLLNEGADMRTVQELLGHAHLSSTQIYTHVTKEQLKNVYNSFHPRA, from the coding sequence GTGCCGATTCAATCAAGAGAATTAGAAATGTTTATCCGTTTTTTACAAGTTGAGAAAAACTATTCGGTTCATACTGTTGATAATTACCAAAAGGATATTGAACATTTCTCATTTTTTATGAAACAGCATAATTATTGCGAATATGCTCTAGTTACTTATGGCCTAGTGCGACTGTATTTAACTGAAATGTACGCTTTGAAGTGGAAAAGAAAAACGGTAGCCCGAAAAATCTCATGCTTACGCAGCTTCTTTAAATTTTTAATGATCGAAGAACTTGTCAAAGACAACCCCTTTGTATTGGCTTCTATGCCCAAACAAGAGTCGAGATTACCGACATTCCTTTATGAAGATGAACTTAAAGGTCTTTTTGATGTTTCAGACTTAACAACGACTTTGGGTCAAAGGAATCAAGCACTGTTAGAATTATTATACGGCACTGGGATCCGAGTTAGTGAATGTTGTAGCATCGGTTTACAAGACATTGACTTTGAAATTGGGACGATTTTAATTATGGGAAAAGGGCGCAAAGAACGTTATTTACCTTTAGGTAGCTATGCATCAGATGCTATACATACGTATATAAATGATGGTAGGCAAAAATTAGTAAACCACTCAAATAAGGAAGATAGTAAAATACTTTTTTTGAATTATCGTGGTGGAAATCTTTCTCGAAGTGGTGTCAGAAAAATTCTTGAAGGACTTGTTGAAAAAACTGCGCTGAACGTTCATATTAGCCCCCATGTGTTACGGCATACATTTGCAACTCATTTACTTAATGAAGGAGCTGATATGCGAACGGTTCAGGAATTGTTAGGTCACGCTCATCTATCTTCAACACAAATTTATACACATGTAACGAAAGAGCAGTTAAAAAATGTGTATAATAGCTTTCATCCTAGAGCGTGA